The proteins below are encoded in one region of Telopea speciosissima isolate NSW1024214 ecotype Mountain lineage chromosome 10, Tspe_v1, whole genome shotgun sequence:
- the LOC122642686 gene encoding 40S ribosomal protein S2-3-like has translation MAERGGERGGFGRGFGGRGGRGDRGRGRGGRRGGGRREEEEKWVPVTKLGRLVKEGKIKSLEHIYLHSLPVKEHQIMETLLPGLKDEVMKIMPVQKQTRAGQRTRFKAFVVVGDGNGHVGLGVKCSKEVATAIRGSIILAKLSVIPVRRGYWGNKIGKPHTVPCKVTGKCGSVTVRMVPAPRGAGIVAARVPKKVLQFAGIEDVFTSSRGSTKTLGNFVKATFDCLLKTYGFLTPDFWRETRFTKSPFQEYTDLLAKPTTKALILEEEQKME, from the exons ATGGCggaaagaggaggagaacgAGGCGGCTTTGGACGTGGTTTTGGCGGCCGCGGTGGTCGTGGCGATCGTGGACGTGGCCGCGGAGGTCGCCGTGGTGGTGGTCGCCGCGAAGAGGAGGAGAAATGGGTTCCCGTTACCAAACTAGGGCGACTCGTTAAAGAAGGGAAGATCAAAAGCTTGGAACACATCTACCTTCACTCACTTCCAGTGAAGGAGCACCAGATTATGGAAACCCTCTTACCTGGTCTCAAGGATGAGGTTATGAAGATCATGCCTGTTCAGAAACAGACCAGAGCAGGTCAAAGAACACGTTTTAAGgcctttgttgttgttggtgatgGTAATGGCCATGTCGGATTGGGTGTGAAGTGTAGCAAGGAAGTTGCTACTGCTATTCGTGGATCCATCATTCTGGCGAAGCTGTCTGTGATCCCAGTTAGGAGAGGTTACTGGGGTAACAAGATCGGAAAGCCGCACACTGTTCCTTGTAAGGTTACTGGTAAGTGTGGTTCTGTTACGGTCCGGATGGTGCCTGCCCCACGGGGTGCTGGTATTGTCGCTGCTAGGGTCCCTAAGAAGGTTCTTCAGTTTGCTGGGATAGAAGACGTGTTCACATCTTCTCGTGGATCGACGAAAACTCTTGGGAATTTCGTCAAG GCTACCTTCGATTGTCTTCTTAAGACGTATGGTTTCCTGACTCCTGATTTCTGGAGGGAGACACGCTTCACAAAGTCTCCTTTCCAGGAGTACACGGATTTGTTGGCTAAGCCTACAACCAAGGCACTCATATTGGAGGAGGAGCAGAAGATGGAGtag